The window ACCAATACTTCCGCTTGGCCCGTTAAGAGTGGAGAGAAGGGTAGGCAGGCCGCGACCCATTCCCACCCCACGTACCCCGCCATTTGACCAACAGGTGAACAGAATCACCCCCCAAATCCAGCGACTGGAAGAGATTCTTGGCCGTGACGGAGGGGTTTTGACCCTACAGGCTGACCCCACCGCCTTAGCCCCAGAGAGGGCCGTTGTATTTGAGGTGTCGGGAAGTCTGTCGACCTTTACTGCCCAAGCAGAACGTGTTGGTTTCATGCTCCTTGGAGAATTTGAAACGGAGTATGACCCTGACGAAAACTTTTACTATGCCAACGACAAAGATGAGCGCCAGGCGGATAAGGTTGAAGCGACGCTCTACCTACTGATGCCAGATGAAAGGGCGATGCAGGAGCTGCTTCGACTTTGGGCAAGATATCGTGACGGCAAAAGCTTTCCACGTAATTACGGACAGTGGAAAGCCCTATTCGACCAACTCCGAACAATACGCCCTTGGGGAGCCCAGGATAGGTTGACCGCCAGTTTTGTTCAGGAGCTAAGGGAATGGGTATCCAGGGGGGAACAACGACCTTTTAGGTTTGAAGTAAACCTCTGGTTTAGCGATTCCGACGAAAAAAGGAGGTCTTCAAGAGGTAATTTCGAAACCGTTATTTCTGGCGCAGGTGGGCAGATACTTCATGAGTCGAGGATTGACGCAATAAAGTATCACGGCTTACTCGCAGAGATTCCTTCGCAGTTCCTTGGAGAAGACGAGACACAATTTATCCAGCTGATATCACACTTAGACCCTGTGATGCACTATGCACCTCAGTCTATGGCCTACTCAGAAATCATCGTTGACGAAGAGGGCGAACTTGCAGTTGGCGAGTTTGATGCAGCACGTCCAGCTTGCGCAGCCCTGGTTGATGGCTACCCGTTTTCAAATCATTCATTGCTTACCAACAGAGTCGATATCGAAGACATCTTCGAAATTGAGCAACTGTCCCAGTCCGCCTACAGAAAACATGGCACAGCCATGGCCTCATTAATCCTGAACGGTGAACTTTCCCAAACAGATGACGTCGTAAACAATCGCTTATTGGTAATCCCAGCATTACAACCAGACACATTTCAAAATAACGAAGAGTTTTTCCCACCAGACAAGCTGGCAATCGACCTCATATATCAAGCGGTTCTAAAAATTCATGAAAAGCAAGTTTCTGAACCAGCTACATTTGGAAAGCTAACGATAATCAACCATTCACTTGGCAATCGCCATGAAGAGTATTGTGGCAAGGTAAGCCACTGGGGTAAACTACTTGATTATCTTTCCTTCACATATGGATACCTCTTCATTGTCAGCGCAGGAAACCATAAACACAATTTTGCTTTACGACAATTCAGCACTCTAACAGAGTATGAAGCTGCTGCTCCCGAAGAAAAACGAAACGCCACTTTCCGGGCTTTGTGTGAAGATGTTCAGTTCAGACAAGTGTTATCCCCTGCTGAGTCCATAAATCCCATAGTTGTAGGGGCATGGCACGAGGGAGCACCCGACATAGGGCCACCTCCAGGGAGGTTGGTTGACCTTTTCCCAAGCGATGATGGTCCCAGCATTGTATCATCAATTGGGTTAGGCCATAAACGCTCAATCAAACCTGACATCTTCTACAAGTCAGGAAAAGCTTACTGCTCAGTCTCAACAGCCAACGGTTGCTGTCTGGTGATTCCATCAACCAATAGTGCTGGCGGTCTTTCCGTTGCCTCCCCTGGCACACCAGGAGTTCAAACTTCACGGGCAAGAACTTTTGGCACTAGTTGTGCTGCGGCTCTTGTGACAAACCTTGCCATAAGAATCAGTAACATGCTCGACGAACTCGCCGAGACATTCGCCACTGCAAACGTTCCTCAATCCCACCGTGCTGCCTTGATTAAGGCTTTGCTTGTCCATGGCAGTGCTTGGCACGAAACAGGTGAGCATCTTGAAGGAATCACAGAGCCGCTTGGTGGTAAAAAGCACTTTGCACGCAGAACAAATATCGCACGATTGCTTGGATTTGGACGACCTGACATCGAAAGAGTAATCGAGTCCACATCGAATCGAGCAACTATGTTCGCTTATGGAACTATAACGAAAGACCAGAAACAGATTTTATCAATCCCTATTCCTGCCAGTTTGTCTGGACGAGCAGATTTACGTAGAGTCA of the Humidesulfovibrio mexicanus genome contains:
- a CDS encoding S8 family peptidase; this translates as MNRITPQIQRLEEILGRDGGVLTLQADPTALAPERAVVFEVSGSLSTFTAQAERVGFMLLGEFETEYDPDENFYYANDKDERQADKVEATLYLLMPDERAMQELLRLWARYRDGKSFPRNYGQWKALFDQLRTIRPWGAQDRLTASFVQELREWVSRGEQRPFRFEVNLWFSDSDEKRRSSRGNFETVISGAGGQILHESRIDAIKYHGLLAEIPSQFLGEDETQFIQLISHLDPVMHYAPQSMAYSEIIVDEEGELAVGEFDAARPACAALVDGYPFSNHSLLTNRVDIEDIFEIEQLSQSAYRKHGTAMASLILNGELSQTDDVVNNRLLVIPALQPDTFQNNEEFFPPDKLAIDLIYQAVLKIHEKQVSEPATFGKLTIINHSLGNRHEEYCGKVSHWGKLLDYLSFTYGYLFIVSAGNHKHNFALRQFSTLTEYEAAAPEEKRNATFRALCEDVQFRQVLSPAESINPIVVGAWHEGAPDIGPPPGRLVDLFPSDDGPSIVSSIGLGHKRSIKPDIFYKSGKAYCSVSTANGCCLVIPSTNSAGGLSVASPGTPGVQTSRARTFGTSCAAALVTNLAIRISNMLDELAETFATANVPQSHRAALIKALLVHGSAWHETGEHLEGITEPLGGKKHFARRTNIARLLGFGRPDIERVIESTSNRATMFAYGTITKDQKQILSIPIPASLSGRADLRRVTVTLSWFSPVNTRHAQYRQAVLELEIPEKCGAERKTILQPPTLTCNRGTLIHGIFEGTTPITTESFTVEISCKAQAGGLDDAVPFAIAVSFETPIESEIDVYTEIRSRLALEVRERVPV